A single genomic interval of Coregonus clupeaformis isolate EN_2021a chromosome 36, ASM2061545v1, whole genome shotgun sequence harbors:
- the LOC121552710 gene encoding 5-hydroxytryptamine receptor 1E-like has protein sequence MEMERYLGDSSTGPNITNSTGAPASALPVVVFTDRMVVLVVILGLLTLLTMLANSAVITAICTTKKLHLPANYLICSLAFTDFLVAILVMPISILYIATETWSLGQVVCEAWLSVDMTCCTCSILHLCVIALDRYWAITKAIEYARKRSARRAAVMVGIIWVISVFISIPPLFWRHRPGSHGPNQCIIEHDHVGYTIYSTFGAFYIPMTLILILYYRIYNAAKTLYQKRGSSRYLSSRSQTKTDSQNSLNHCRVAHTFCVSDLSTSDPTLEFDRLNDTIRIPSFETDMDGADERNQICTSRERKAARILGLILGAFILCWLPFFLKELLVGLQVITASPQVSDFLTWLGYINSLINPLLYTSFNEDFKLAFKKLLRRKEHA, from the coding sequence atggagatggagaggtaCCTTGGGGACAGCTCCACAGGGCCCAATATCACCAACAGCACAGGAGCCCCAGCCAGCGCTCTCCCTGTGGTGGTGTTCACAGATAGGATGGTGGTGCTGGTGGTTATTCTTGGGCTACTCACCCTCCTCACCATGCTAGCCAACAGTGCTGTCATCACAGCCATCTGCACCACCAAGAAGCTCCACCTGCCTGCCAACTACCTCATCTGCTCCCTGGCGTTCACCGACTTCCTGGTGGCTATCCTGGTCATGCCAATCAGCATCCTCTACATtgccacagagacctggtcaTTGGGCCAGGTGGTGTGTGAGGCCTGGCTAAGTGTGGACATGACCTGCTGCACCTGCTCCATCCTGCACCTGTGTGTCATAGCGCTGGACCGCTACTGGGCTATCACCAAGGCCATCGAGTACGCCCGTAAGAGGTCGGCCCGCCGGGCAGCTGTCATGGTGGGCATCATCTGGGTCATCTCAGTCTTCATATCCATTCCACCCCTCTTCTGGAGACACAGGCCCGGTAGCCACGGCCCAAATCAGTGCATCATAGAGCATGACCACGTGGGCTACACTATTTACTCCACCTTCGGGGCCTTTTACATCCCCATGACCCTTATTCTCATCTTGTACTATAGGATTTACAATGCTGCTAAGACGCTCTATCAGAAACGGGGCTCATCGCGGTACCTAAGCAGCCGAAGCCAGACGAAGACTGACAGCCAGAACTCTCTGAACCACTGCCGTGTGGCACACACCTTCTGCGTATCGGACCTATCCACCTCAGACCCCACTCTGGAGTTTGACAGGCTCAATGACACCATCCGTATACCCTCATTTGAGACAGATATGGATGGGGCAGATGAGAGGAACCAGATCTGTACCTCCCGGGAGAGGAAGGCAGCACGTATCCTGGGCCTCATCCTCGGGGCTTTCATCCTCTGCTGGCTGCCTTTCTTTCTGAAGGAGCTCCTTGTGGGCCTACAGGTCATAACTGCCTCCCCTCAGGTATCAGACTTCCTAACCTGGCTGGGCTACATCAACTCACTTATTAACCCTCTACTTTACACCAGCTTCAATGAGGATTTTAAGTTGGCCTTTAAGAAACTGCTCAGACGAAAGGAGCATGCATAG